In Drosophila subpulchrella strain 33 F10 #4 breed RU33 chromosome 3R, RU_Dsub_v1.1 Primary Assembly, whole genome shotgun sequence, the following are encoded in one genomic region:
- the LOC119552031 gene encoding complex III assembly factor LYRM7, with amino-acid sequence MSNLRRQVLTAFKKLHRTRQYVFQGDTNALAAGRLKINESFLQNRSETNEDEIQKMIKLAQDVDLELRTNVIQAEKKKEGVYELRITPETTRLDNVVFNPDAIIEKPRRRRGEKNTEGCCGGAAMAALESEVQARNK; translated from the exons ATGTCCAATTTGCGGCGCCAG GTACTAACTGCTTTCAAGAAGCTTCATCGCACACGGCAATACGTGTTCCAAGGGGATACCAATGCTCTGGCGGCAGGACGACTAAAAATCAACGAATCTTTCCTCCAGAATCGCAGCGAAACCAACGAGGATGAGATTCAGAAG ATGATCAAACTGGCGCAGGATGTGGACTTGGAGCTGCGCACAAATGTGATCCAGGCCGAGAAAAAGAAGGAGGGTGTTTACG AACTAAGGATAACGCCGGAGACGACGCGGCTGGACAATGTGGTCTTCAATCCCGATGCAATCATCGAGAAGCCACGCAGGCGGCGCGGCGAAAAGAACACTGAAGGCTGCTGCGGTGGAGCTGCGATGGCGGCACTAGAATCCGAGGTCCAGGCCCGAAACAAATAG
- the LOC119552001 gene encoding peptidyl-prolyl cis-trans isomerase sig-7 gives MSVVIETTLGDLTVDLFTSERPIACLSFLKLCRLKYYNFNLFHTVQQGFIAQTGDPSGAGDGGSSIWGVVEGMHKRFFEAEYLPRIHHSSAGMLSLVSAGKNLVGSQFFFTLGENLSSLDGSHCVIGEVVEGHEVLRKLNDAIVDDNFRPYQDIRITHTVVLEDPFPNPRGLQAPSRSPSPSAERLKNGRIAADEDIDDTDGMTMEELQEMMAEREAKARATILEIVGDLPDADMAPPENVLFVCKLNPVTTDDDLEIIFSRFGVVKGCEVIRDRKTGDSLQYAFVEFEDQKSCEAAYFKMDNVLIDDRRIHVDFSQSVSKVTWRGKGRGVVGDEGKLDFDNLRDNNDRRKPNNGRGRIEDHRDPKRTEDARSRLGSAERRKAREQRHQEQKNRDDRKNVRGRSRSREQKDRRRSRSRNSDNGKARENFDRNRFNDRERNRNERRPSRSRDLPQKIRSRSRDRAERRRSRSRDQTDRRRSRSREPTDRRRSRPRDQIERRRSRSRDRFDGRRVNLAQDRRRHENGGALHKETVRNNKRSPERRRQSRDRDDRRLDRNSSRQKSPERKRKNSVEKSKKQDKKKSKRAPSTSSDSSESSSESESDSDSTSSESSEDSSSSDERSKRKKSKKSKQKSKSKSSHKSKKKHRK, from the exons ATGTCGGTGGTGATAGAAACCACACTGGGCGACCTGACCGTCGACCTATTCACCAGCGAGCGACCCATCGCCTGCCTGAGCTTCTTGAAGCTGTGCCGGCTGAAGTACTACAACTTCAATCTGTTCCACACGGTGCAGCAGGGCTTCATAGCCCAAACCGGCGATCCCAGTGGCGCCGGAGACGGCGGCTCTTCCATTTGGGGAGTGGTGGAGGGCATGCACAAGCGCTTTTTTGAGGCGGAGTACCTGCCGAGGATTCACCACTCCAGCGCCGGAATGCTATCGCTGGTCAGTGCCGGTAAGAATCTGGTGGGCTCGCAGTTCTTCTTCACACTGGGCGAGAACCTTTCGTCGCTGGATGGAAGCCACTGTGTTATCGGTGAGGTGGTGGAGGGACACGAGGTGCTGCGCAAGCTGAACGATGCGATTGTGGACGATAACTTTCGACCCTACCAGGATATCCGCATCACGCACACGGTGGTGCTCGAGGATCCCTTTCCCAATCCCCGCGGCCTTCAGGCTCCCAGTCGCTCGCCCTCACCAAGTGCGGAGCGCCTGAAGAACGGACGCATAGCTGCCGACGAGGATATCGATGACACGGATGGCATGACCATGGAGGAGCTGCAGGAAATGATGGCCGAACGGGAGGCCAAGGCGCGAGCCACAATTCTTGAGATAGTCGGCGATCTGCCGGATGCGGACATGGCCCCGCCAGAAAACGTTCTGTTCGTATGCAAACTCAATCCGGTTACCACCGACGATGATCTAGAGATCatcttcagccgctttggcgTGGTCAAAGGATGCGAAGTGATTCGCGACCGTAAGACAGGCGACTCCCTGCAATATGCCTTTGTGGAATTTGAAGATCAGAAATCTTGCGAGGCTGCTTACTTCAAAATGGACAATGTTCTAATCGACGATCGACGCATCCATGTGGACTTCTCTCAGTCCGTTTCGAAGGTCACCTGGCGGGGCAAAGGACGAGGCGTTGTGGGAGACGAGGGCAAGCTGGACTTTGACAATTTGCGAGACAACAACGATCGTAGAAAACCCAACAACGGCCGGGGCAGAATAGAGGACCACAGAGATCCCAAGAGGACGGAGGATGCTAGAAGCCGCTTGGGCTCTGCAGAGCGAAGAAAGGCAAGGGAGCAGCGTCACCAGGAACAGAAAAATCGAGATGATCGCAAGAATGTGCGAGGACGCTCAAGATCGAGGGAGCAAAAAGATCGACGACGATCTAGGTCTAGAAATTCCGACAATGGCAAAGCCAGGGAGAACTTCGATCGAAATCGTTTCAATGATCGAGAGAGGAATCGCAATGAGAGAAGACCTTCAAGGTCGAGGGATCTCCCGCAAAAAATCCGTTCCCGATCAAGGGACCGAGCAGAAAGAAGGCGTTCTAGATCTAGAGATCAAACAGATAGGAGACGGTCTAGGTCAAGGGAGCCAACCGACAGGAGGCGTTCTAGGCCAAGAGATCAAATAGAAAGAAGGCGTTCTAGGTCCAGAGATCGCTTTGATGGCAGGCGGGTCAACTTGGCCCAAGACAGAAGGCGCCACGAAAATGGAGGTGCTCTGCATAAAGAAACAGTCAGGAACAATAAAAGATCCCCAGAACGAAG ACGGCAATCAAGGGATCGAGATGACCGCAGACTGGATAGAAACTCAAGTCGACAGAAAAGTCCCGAGCGGAAGCGAAAAAATTCAGTGGAAAAGagcaaaaaacaagataaaaAGAAATCTAAACGTGCACCAAGCACTAGTTCAGACTCCAGCGAAAGTTCCTCGGAATCCGAGAGCGATTCGGACTCCACATCCTCAGAAAGTTCCGAGGACAGCTCCTCATCGGACGAGCGCAGCAAGCGCAAGAAAAGCAAGAAATCCAAGCAGAAGTCCAAGTCGAAAAGTAGTCACAAGTCCAAAAAGAAACATAGGAAATAA
- the LOC119552008 gene encoding protein Lilipod isoform X2 — protein MDEEEEEEVTDLKLQLFHNTVREHIIFLLLIILLYFSSYVVVSRFRRRDRDDLYSNDEDEVLVYRISFWLCTFTLAVAEGAAMLLPVSIASNEVLLLYPNSYYVKWLNSSLIQGLWNHVFLFSNLSLFIFLPFVYLFSESTGFVGHKKGILPRVYETFTVFMLMAVIVLVLTAVLSAVFGIEKFQFFWFLNLGSVHLPFLYSCVSFLGVMLMLICTPYGFVRLFGVVNQVLVRPMLLRDVNEEFSAFYMEEASVKRKLAHIELHNVSISDAANGGRLGNGIGNGRGRTFYPQPLLQQSQAHLYQRKAMASDVGELNDRLRELDSERKELDKLRKSSTFQRTFVYPLAMLLLLFCTGVTILLVVQNTLELLIGIKALPLSTRQFTLGISSLSKLGPFGAGLEVCLIFYLGATSVVGFYSMPFMRNVCPKRRQTSLPQLMLNCGFMLVLSSALPLLSRIIGITNFDLLGDFGAIEWLGNFQIVLFYNLVFGTTTALCLANKFTATVRRELRARLTSLFLLA, from the exons AtggacgaggaggaggaggaggaggtcaCGGATCTGAAGCTGCAGTTGTTCCACAATACAGTACGCGAGCACATT ATTTTTCTGCTACTGATCATCTTGCTGTACTTCAGCTCTTATGTGGTTGTATCACGTTTTCGGCGGCGCGACCGTGACGATCTCTATTCGAATGACGAGGACGAGGTGCTGGTCTATCGGATAAG CTTTTGGCTTTGCACATTCACACTGGCCGTGGCCGAAGGGGCTGCCATGCTGCTGCCCGTTTCCATCGCCAGCAACGAGGTGCTGCTCTTGTATCCCAACAGCTACTAtgtgaagtggctcaacagttCGCTTATACAGG GCCTGTGGAACCATGTATTCCTCTTCTCCAATCTGTCACTGTTCATCTTTCTGCCATTCGTCTATTTGTTCTCGGAATCCACGGGGTTCGTGGGACACAAGAAGGGCATTCTGCCGCGCGTCTATGAAACCTTTACAGTATTCATGCTGATGGCCGTTATTGTCCTGGTACTAACCGCCGTCCTAAGTGCAGTCTTTGGCATTGAAAAGTTTCAGTTCTTTTGGTTTCTAA ATTTAGGCAGTGTTCACCTGCCATTCCTTTATTCGTGTGTCTCTTTTCTGGGCGTGATGCTTATGCTGA TTTGCACCCCCTACGGCTTTGTGCGTCTGTTTGGCGTTGTGAACCAGGTACTGGTTCGACCCATGCTGCTGCGCGACGTCAACGAGGAGTTCAGCGCCTTCTACATGGAGGAGGCGAGTGTGAAGCGAAAACTGGCCCACATCGAGCTGCACAACGTGAGCATCTCGGATGCCGCCAACGGTGGTCGCCTGGGCAATGGCATTGGAAACGGACGTGGGCGCACCTTCTACCCGCAGCCGCTCCTGCAGCAATCGCAGGCTCATCTCTACCAGCGCAAGGCGATGGCCAGCGACGTGGGTGAGCTCAACGATAGACTGAGAGAACTGGACTCCGAGCGCAAGGAACTTGACAAGCTGCGCAAATCGAGCACCTTCCAACGCACCTTCGTCTATCCGCTGGccatgctgctgctgctattTTGCACAGGAGTCACCATTCTGCTGGTGGTGCAGAACACTCTGGAGCTGCTGATAGGCATTAAGGCGCTCCCACTTAGCACCAGG caATTTACCCTGGGCATCTCATCGCTCTCGAAGCTGGGTCCCTTTGGCGCCGGCCTGGAAGTGTGTCTGATCTTTTACTTGGGCGCCACCTCGGTGGTGGGCTTCTATAGCATGCCCTTCATGCGAAACGTTTGTCCCAAGCGGCGCCAGACCTCGCTGCCGCAGCTAATGCTGAACTGTGGCTTCATGCTGGTTTTGTCCTCGGCGCTGCCGCTTCTCAGCAGGATCATAG GCATCACAAACTTTGACCTGCTGGGCGACTTTGGGGCCATCGAGTGGCTGGGCAACTTTCAGATTGTGCTGTTCTACAATTTGGTCTTTGGAACCACCACGGCCCTCTGTCTGGCCAACAAGTTCACGGCCACGGTGCGACGGGAGCTGAGAGCCCG CCTGACTTCGCTATTTCTGTTGGCTTAA
- the LOC119552008 gene encoding protein Lilipod isoform X1 has protein sequence MDEEEEEEVTDLKLQLFHNTVREHIIFLLLIILLYFSSYVVVSRFRRRDRDDLYSNDEDEVLVYRISFWLCTFTLAVAEGAAMLLPVSIASNEVLLLYPNSYYVKWLNSSLIQGLWNHVFLFSNLSLFIFLPFVYLFSESTGFVGHKKGILPRVYETFTVFMLMAVIVLVLTAVLSAVFGIEKFQFFWFLNLGSVHLPFLYSCVSFLGVMLMLICTPYGFVRLFGVVNQVLVRPMLLRDVNEEFSAFYMEEASVKRKLAHIELHNVSISDAANGGRLGNGIGNGRGRTFYPQPLLQQSQAHLYQRKAMASDVGELNDRLRELDSERKELDKLRKSSTFQRTFVYPLAMLLLLFCTGVTILLVVQNTLELLIGIKALPLSTRQFTLGISSLSKLGPFGAGLEVCLIFYLGATSVVGFYSMPFMRNVCPKRRQTSLPQLMLNCGFMLVLSSALPLLSRIIGITNFDLLGDFGAIEWLGNFQIVLFYNLVFGTTTALCLANKFTATVRRELRARLVENYVLFTNYMSFIN, from the exons AtggacgaggaggaggaggaggaggtcaCGGATCTGAAGCTGCAGTTGTTCCACAATACAGTACGCGAGCACATT ATTTTTCTGCTACTGATCATCTTGCTGTACTTCAGCTCTTATGTGGTTGTATCACGTTTTCGGCGGCGCGACCGTGACGATCTCTATTCGAATGACGAGGACGAGGTGCTGGTCTATCGGATAAG CTTTTGGCTTTGCACATTCACACTGGCCGTGGCCGAAGGGGCTGCCATGCTGCTGCCCGTTTCCATCGCCAGCAACGAGGTGCTGCTCTTGTATCCCAACAGCTACTAtgtgaagtggctcaacagttCGCTTATACAGG GCCTGTGGAACCATGTATTCCTCTTCTCCAATCTGTCACTGTTCATCTTTCTGCCATTCGTCTATTTGTTCTCGGAATCCACGGGGTTCGTGGGACACAAGAAGGGCATTCTGCCGCGCGTCTATGAAACCTTTACAGTATTCATGCTGATGGCCGTTATTGTCCTGGTACTAACCGCCGTCCTAAGTGCAGTCTTTGGCATTGAAAAGTTTCAGTTCTTTTGGTTTCTAA ATTTAGGCAGTGTTCACCTGCCATTCCTTTATTCGTGTGTCTCTTTTCTGGGCGTGATGCTTATGCTGA TTTGCACCCCCTACGGCTTTGTGCGTCTGTTTGGCGTTGTGAACCAGGTACTGGTTCGACCCATGCTGCTGCGCGACGTCAACGAGGAGTTCAGCGCCTTCTACATGGAGGAGGCGAGTGTGAAGCGAAAACTGGCCCACATCGAGCTGCACAACGTGAGCATCTCGGATGCCGCCAACGGTGGTCGCCTGGGCAATGGCATTGGAAACGGACGTGGGCGCACCTTCTACCCGCAGCCGCTCCTGCAGCAATCGCAGGCTCATCTCTACCAGCGCAAGGCGATGGCCAGCGACGTGGGTGAGCTCAACGATAGACTGAGAGAACTGGACTCCGAGCGCAAGGAACTTGACAAGCTGCGCAAATCGAGCACCTTCCAACGCACCTTCGTCTATCCGCTGGccatgctgctgctgctattTTGCACAGGAGTCACCATTCTGCTGGTGGTGCAGAACACTCTGGAGCTGCTGATAGGCATTAAGGCGCTCCCACTTAGCACCAGG caATTTACCCTGGGCATCTCATCGCTCTCGAAGCTGGGTCCCTTTGGCGCCGGCCTGGAAGTGTGTCTGATCTTTTACTTGGGCGCCACCTCGGTGGTGGGCTTCTATAGCATGCCCTTCATGCGAAACGTTTGTCCCAAGCGGCGCCAGACCTCGCTGCCGCAGCTAATGCTGAACTGTGGCTTCATGCTGGTTTTGTCCTCGGCGCTGCCGCTTCTCAGCAGGATCATAG GCATCACAAACTTTGACCTGCTGGGCGACTTTGGGGCCATCGAGTGGCTGGGCAACTTTCAGATTGTGCTGTTCTACAATTTGGTCTTTGGAACCACCACGGCCCTCTGTCTGGCCAACAAGTTCACGGCCACGGTGCGACGGGAGCTGAGAGCCCGGTTAGTGGAGAACTATGTGCTCTTTACTAACTACATGAGCTTCATCAACTGA
- the LOC119550693 gene encoding SAFB-like transcription modulator yields MPEAGKKIAELRVCDLKTELEKRKLETVGPKAVLIERLEKALKGEGIDPATHLIVPGVKGKKPIAMPMKDTTSTVHIKEEPIDADEEVDQQDDYGNGNDFSHHADDDGHEIDQVGDVDDECVILDDDDEEEEEDQEYDDEHQNGDGEAEGNAQDEEAENNGGEEANNDINGEEENTGDTGNMDNDESINLTIGEDEQKLLHDEAPDDKSIKSVKPANKSDKSNSKDADKKNDEGARSKKRDDKSSDKKDSSDQKSSGKPSNPKDDKEKSTAAAGAASSTASSAAGKSGSGSSAGNGSGANSNSKQATLSRNLWVSGLSTLTRATDLKAIFSKFGKVVGAKVVTNTRTPGTRCYGYVTMSFSGDASRCIENLHRTELHGRIISVERTKNEIGGSLNSKEGKGKTSSDAGNKKKDEDGGKKSGSSKGTSANGGEEKKGGDGSVADNKSIGGDSKRDGKEGNRERNQRRVDDRGKSSASQDRPRHDRERSGTGGHKGPGSQDHRSGRNPRDVDREIQQRQRERERRQREMLSYQKIREERERQRLRERERELREEERRRREARERQRIEEERLQEERRKLAVERERLEREKAELLRLERERQKLEREKIELERLELKRQQMKIMESREDPGKRGVSKRTDDRYADTTDRKRTAIFDAPPPPRFDTNLVSSRSTYDKKHDDYGSSSTTKRVLDDYSSSNKRLDYKRNDYSASSGSKRGAVDDYSAVPTKRSNDYSGSSSSKRDDYNKRDVEVRHLTLSGTAGGGSSSSYLHKNNTAGGAGSYVHKNNTSGTGGRYNDSDRGNTSSYRRDDSHSLGNKRYDNSSGGGAYGSSSNSVNIWAPSSGGGSSHLGSSSGGGNQIKYGNNGLSSNIHTTNSWQKSTVDDNSWRQVPGRFDRSYNDRSTGYQGQSGGGGAGGMYGASRPTQDRYSGPVSRY; encoded by the exons ATGCCCGAGGCAGGAAAGAAAATCGCGGAGTTGCGGGTGTGCGACCTAAAAACTGAACTGGAAAAGCGCAAATTGGAGACCGTGGGCCCAAAGGCGGTGCTCATCGAGCGCCTGGAGAAG GCGCTCAAGGGGGAGGGGATAGACCCGGCCACACACTTGATTGTGCCGGGCGTGAAGGGCAAGAAACCAATAGCCATGCCCATGAAGGACACCACGTCGACGGTGCATATCAAGGAGGAGCCCATCGATGCCGACGAGGAGGTGGATCAGCAGGATGACTATGGGAACGGCAACGACTTCTCCCATCACGCCGACGACGATGGGCATGAGATCGACCAGGTGGGCGATGTGGACGATGAGTGTGTGATCCTcgacgatgatgatgaagaggaggaggaggatcaAGAGTACGATGATGAGCACCAGAATGGCGATGGAGAGGCCGAGGGAAACGCCCAGGATGAAGAGGCGGAGAACAATGGCGGCGAAGAGGCCAATAATGACATTAACGGTGAGGAGGAGAACACCGGAGACACCGGAAACATGGACAACGACGAGTCCATCAATCTGACCATTGGTGAGGACGAGCAGAAGCTGCTCCACGACGAG GCCCCCGACGATAAGTCTATTAAATCTG TGAAACCGGCCAACAAATCCGATAAGTCTAACTCAAAGGATGCCGACAAGAAAAATGACGAGGGCGCACGCTCCAAGAAAAGGGATGATAAATCATCTGACAAAAAGGACTCTAG CGATCAAAAGTCGTCTGGAAAACCGTCGAATCCAAAGGATGATAAAG AGAAATCGACAGCAGCAGCGGGTGCCGCATCCTCAACTGCATCGAGTGCCGCTGGCAAGTCGGGATCTGGTTCGAGTGCTGGCAATGGCAGCGGTGCTAACTCGAACTCGAAGCAGGCGACGCTGTCGCGTAATCTCTGGGTTTCCGGGCTCTCAACTTTGACCCGTGCCACCGACCTCAAAGCAATCTTCTCCAAGTTTGGCAAGGTGGTTGGCGCTAAGGTGGTCACCAACACGCGTACCCCGGGCACCCGCTGTTACGGATACGTAACTATGTCCTTTTCCGGGGACGCCTCGCGATGCATCGAGAACCTGCACCGCACCGAGTTGCATGGACGCATCATTTCGGTGGAGCGCACCAAGAACGAGATTGGCGGCAGCTTGAACTCCAAGGAGGGCAAGGGCAAGACTTCGAGCGACGCTGGAAACAAGAAGAAGGACGAAGACGGCGGCAAGAAATCCGGAAGCAGCAAGGGAACCAGCGCCAACGGTGGCGAAGAGAAGAAGGGCGGCGATGGAAGCGTCGCCGACAACAAGTCCATCGGCGGCGATTCGAAGCGCGATGGCAAGGAGGGCAACAGGGAGCGCAACCAGCGACGCGTCGATGACAGGGGCAAGTCGTCCGCCAGCCAGGATAGGCCTCGTCACGATCGCGAGCGATCCGGCACTGGCGGCCACAAGGGGCCGGGCAGTCAGGACCATCGTTCGGGGCGCAATCCGCGCGACGTTGACCGTGAAATCCAGCAGCGCCAGAGGGAGCGCGAGCGTCGCCAGCGGGAGATGCTGTCCTACCAGAAGATACGCGAGGAGCGCGAACGCCAGCGCCTCCGCGAGCGGGAGCGTGAGTTACGCGAGGAGGAGCGACGCAGGCGGGAGGCGCGTGAGCGCCAGCGCATCGAGGAGGAGCGTCTCCAGGAGGAGCGGCGCAAGCTCGCCGTCGAGCGGGAACGTCTTGAGCGTGAgaaggccgagcttttgcggTTGGAGCGCGAGCGCCAGAAGCTGGAGCGAGAAAAAATCGAGCTGGAGCGCCTCGAGCTGAAGCGACAACAGATGAA GATCATGGAGTCTCGCGAAGATCCTGGCAAGCGCGGGGTGAGCAAGCGCACCGACGACCGCTACGCAGACACAACCGATCGCAAGCGTACTGCTATTTTTGATGCCCCACCTCCACCGAGATTCGATACGAATCTAGTTAGCTCCCGCAG CACCTATGACAAGAAACATGATGATTACGGTTCGTCGTCAACCACCAAGCGTGTACTGGATGACTACTCCAGCTCCAACAAGCGCTTGGATTACAAGCGCAACGACTACAGCGCTTCTTCAGGATCCAAGCGTGGAGCTGTCGACGATTACTCCGCCGTACCTACCAAGCGCTCCAACGATTACAGCGGCTCCTCGTCCAGCAAGCGCGACGATTACAACAAGCGCGACGTTGAGGTGCGCCACTTGACACTTTCGGGAACTGCCGGCGGCGGCTCAAGCAGCTCGTATCTGCACAAGAACAACACAGCCGGTGGAGCCGGATCCTACGTTCACAAGAACAACACAAGCGGCACTGGCGGACGCTACAATGATTCTGATCGCGGCAACACATCCAGCTATAGACGCGATGACTCCCACAGCCT GGGCAACAAGCGTTATGACAACTCCAGCGGCGGAGGAGCCTACGGCAGTAGCTCGAACAGCGTTAACATCTGGGCCCCGTCATCCGGCGGAGGAAGCTCCCACCTGGGCAGCAGCAGTGGCGGAGGCAACCAAATAAAGTACGGCAACAACGGCTTGTCCTCGAACATCCACACCACCAATTCGTGGCAGAAATCGACCGTCGATGACAACAGCTGGCGCCAGGTGCCCGGACGCTTTGACCGCAGCTACAACGATCGTTCGACCGGCTACCAGGGTCAAAGTGGTGGCGGAGGAGCTGGCGGAATGTACGGTGCCAGCCGCCCCACCCAGGATCGCTATAGCGGACCGGTATCGCGCTACTAG
- the LOC119550701 gene encoding serine/threonine-protein kinase Nek8 yields the protein MKKFRAKASSLPIFNGRITDATTLTTTSLQLPLGQTPLRKQSSCTRVLPTVFTITDGTTGAASTSLAEAMSSSKAQVPSSRQESQNLLQLSVPREAAMGVAGPELANYEKVRVVGQGSFGIAILYRRKSDGHQIVFKQINLSELTPPGRDLAMNEVDVFSKLHHPNIVSYLGSFIKDNTLLIEMEYADGGTLAHIIAERQGKLHFPERYIIAVFEQISSAINYMHSENILHRDLKTANVFLNRRGIVKIGDFGISKIMNTKIHAQTVLGTPYYFSPEMCEGKEYDNKSDIWALGCILGEMCCLKKTFAASNLSELVTKIMAGNYTPVPSGYTSGLRSLMSNLLQVEAAKRPTASEVLVYWIPLIFRSLGKNKGYSYEDDVGGSSGNQLTASGPTTAHSNVSMDLELPTAQTETKQLMSAETAAPHEILEKRSVLYQLKAFGTCFSMAPIQLPPKAVIVGVAMSDSHFVVVNEDGSAYAWGEGTHGQLGLTALEAWKHYPSRMESVRNYHVVGACAGDGFTILVTQAGSLLSCGSNANLALGQDEQRNYHSPKLVSRLADVRVDQVAAGLHHVLALSREGAVYVWGTSTCGALGLGNYQQQQKFPQKILLSHVKTKPSKIYCGPDTSAVLFTNGELHVCGSNDYNKLGFQRPSKITAFKKVQLPHKVIQACFSSTHSVFLVEGGYVYTMGRNAEGQRGIRHCNSVDHPTLVDSVKARYIVKANCSDQCTIVASEDNIITVWGTRNGLPGIGSSNCGFGLEMCTPNTELELGNNTAAFTNFLASVYKSELILEPVDILALYSSKEQCDRGYYVQVHDVYPLAHSVLVLVDTTTPLISSYEGDYPQL from the exons ATGAAGAAGTTCCGCGCCAAGGCGAGTTCCCTGCCCATTTTCAACGGTCGGATAACCGACGCCACCACACTGACCACCACTTCGCTGCAGTTACCTTTGGGCCAGACTCCCTTAAGGAAGCAATCCTCGTGCACCAGGGTCCTGCCTACGGTTTTCACCATTACGGACGGCACAACCGGGGCGGCCAGTACCTCCTTGGCGGAGGCGATGTCCAGCAGCAAGGCCCAGGTGCCCTCTTCGCGGCAGGAGAGCCAGAACCTCCTCCAGCTCAGTGTTCCGCGGGAGGCGGCAATGGGTGTGGCTGGACCGGAACTGGCCAACTACGAAAAGGTGCGGGTGGTGGGCCAGGGATCCTTTGGCATTGCCATCCTGTATCGCCGGAAGTCCGACGGCCATCAGATCGTCTTCAAGCAGATCAACCTGAGTGAATTGACGCCGCCTGGTCGGGATTTGGCCATGAACGAGGTGGACGTGTTCTCAAAGTTACATCATCCGAACATTGTCAGTTACCTCGGAAGCTTCATAAAGGACAACACACTCCTGATCGAGATGGAGTACGCAGATGGGGGAACTCTAGCCCACATCATCGCTGAGAGACAGGGCAAGTTGCACTTTCCGGAACGCTATATAATAGCCGTATTTGAGCAGATCTCCAGTGCCATTAACTACATGCACTCGGAGAACATCCTGCATCG GGACTTAAAGACAGCGAATGTCTTCCTCAACAGACGAGGTATTGTGAAGATCGGGGACTTTGGCATTTCCAAAATAATGAACACCAAGATTCATGCCCAGACTGTTTTGGGCACTCCCTACTATTTCAGTCCGGAGATG TGTGAGGGAAAGGAGTACGACAACAAGAGTGACATCTGGGCCCTGGGCTGCATTCTGGGCGAGATGTGCTGTCTGAAGAAGACCTTCGCTGCCTCTAATCTCTCCGAGCTGGTCACCAAGATAATGGCTGGGAACTACACGCCCGTGCCCTCGGGTTACACTTCGGGTCTTCGTAGTCTTATGTCTAATCTGCTCCaggtggaggccgccaagcgaCCCACTGCCTCCGAGGTTTTGGTCTATTGGATTCCGCTGATATTCCGAAGCCTTGGAAAAAACAAAGG GTACTCCTATGAGGATGATGTCGGCGGCAGCAGTGGCAACCAACTGACGGCTTCTGGTCCCACTACCGCCCACAGCAATGTGTCCATGGATCTGGAATTGCCCACCGCCCAAACGGAGACGAAGCAGCTGATGAGTGCGGAGACGGCGGCGCCGCACGAGATTCTCGAGAAACG ATCCGTGCTGTACCAGCTGAAGGCCTTTGGCACCTGCTTCAGCATGGCGCCCATCCAGCTGCCTCCCAAGGCCGTCATCGTGGGCGTGGCCATGTCGGACTCCCATTTCGTGGTGGTCAACGAGGACGGATCTGCGTACGCTTGGGGTGAGGGCACCCACGGACAGCTGGGTCTCACAGCCTTGGAGGCCTGGAAGCACTACCCCAGTCGCATGGAGAGTGTACGCAACTACCATGTGGTGGGTGCCTGTGCTGGCGACGGATTCACCATCCTGGTCACCCAGGCGGGCAGTCTCCTCAGCTGCGGAAGCAATGCCAATCTGGCTCTGGGGCAGGACGAGCAGCGCAACTATCACAGTCCCAAGCTGGTCAGCCGACTGGCGGATGTGCGGGTGGATCAGGTGGCCGCTGGACTCCACCATGTCCTGGCCTTGAGCAGGGAAGGAGCGGTGTACGTGTGGGGCACCAGTACCTGCGGAGCCCTCGGTCTGGGTAAttaccagcagcaaca AAAATTCCCCCAAAAGATTCTGCTGTCGCACGTGAAAACCAAACCATCAAAGATTTACTGCGGTCCCGATACCTCCGCCGTGCTGTTTACCAATGGAGAACTCCATGTCTGTGGCAGCAATGACTACAATAAACTCGGTTTCCAACGTCCTTCGAAGATCACAGCGTTT AAGAAAGTCCAATTGCCTCATAAGGTGATTCAGGCTTGCTTTTCGTCCACTCATTCGGTGTTCCTGGTGGAGGGCGGCTATGTCTACACCATGGGTCGAAATGCGGAGGGCCAGCGTGGAATCAGGCACTGCAATTCTGTGGATCATCCCACACTCGTGGATTCTGTCAAGGCCCGATATATTGTG AAGGCAAACTGCAGTGACCAGTGCACCATTGTCGCATCGGAAGACAATATCATCACCGTTTGGGGCACTCGTAATGGTCTGCCCGGGATTGGTTCGAGCAACTGTGGATTTGGGCTAGAGATGTGCACACCCAACACGGAATTGGAGCTGGGAAACAACACGGCAGCTTTTACAAACTTTCTGGCCTCGGTGTACAAGTCCGAGTTGATACTCGAACCAGTGGATATATTGGC TCTCTATTCCTCCAAGGAGCAGTGCGATCGAGGTTATTACGTCCAGGTCCATGACGTATATCCACTGGCTCACAGCGTTTTGGTGCTGGTGGACACGACCACTCCACTCATATCCTCCTATGAAGGCGACTACCCGCAGCTTTAG